The genomic segment GTGTGCTCATACATGCTGATTTTGTGGTGCAGTTCTCTTCAATCCAGATAATGGCATACTGGAGATATGAGAATTTCCACTGATTTCACGCAGATACCAGATCAATATGGCAAGTATGCGGATGCATCAGGGCGTATAGATGGTGTGCCGGTAGTCTCGTTCCCCTTTAGGCTTGAGGATATTCCTCAAGACTGTACAGTGCTGCATTGGGAATTGGTGGATCCAGATTCGATTCCGGTGTGTGGCTTCCAATGGATTCATTGGGCTGTAGCCAACGCGTTGATATCTGAGATTGGACACAAATCAGCTACGGTGTCTATTCCTGCCGATTTTTCACGCACTCAGCGAACAATTGCCCCTTCAGCAATACAAGGACGTACTTCAGCTGCATCGCCTTTTGTTGGTAACAGCGACCCAGAGATCATTATGAATTACAACGGACCGCAACCGCCAGATCATGCGCACGATTATCTGTTGCGTGTATGGGCGGGTACTCACAAGCTTGAGGGATTACGTAGAGGTTTTTGGCTCAATGGTCTGCAGCGCGCTTTGCGCGAAGCAGACGCTTATCGTGTAAGTGCCACTGTGCTCTTGTCAAGTAGAGCGTAATACGCGGGGTCTGACACCACTTTTGGCATAGCTGAGCGCTACAGTATGCAGAGAAAGCGTGAGTCGTTGTCGAAAGGAAGCCACGCATGCCCTGCACCACAATTCTGGTAGGCAAAAATGTCAGCTATGACGGGTCTACGATTATCGCCCGCAATGAAGATTCAAGTGATGGAGAATTCACTGCAAAGCGTTTTGTGGTGGTGCGTCCTGAAGATCAGCCACGCAAATATACCAGCGTCATCAGTCACTTAAGCATTGATTTAGATCTTGAGTACGCGAAGCAAAAGCCTTTGCGCTACACCGCGATGTCTGATGCAGTTCAAAAACAAGGTGTCTGGGCTGAGGCTGGAGTTAATGCTGAAAATGTGGCTATGAGCGCCACAGAGACAATTACCAGTAATGAGCGTGTGCTCGGCGCTGACCCGCTGGTTGAATATGTGGCCGCTCGCGGTAGGGAAGGCGAAGCAGATTATCAAGCCGAAACCGCGGGAGGTATCGGTGAAGAAGATATGGTCACCCTAGTCCTGCCCTACATTCATTCTGCTAGAGACGGCGTGCTTAAGCTCGGTGCTTTGCTTGAACGCTATGGTACATACGAGATGAATGGCATAGCGTTCAGCGATGTCGATGAAATCTGGTGGCTGGAAACAGTAGGGGGCCATCACTGGATTGCCAAAAGAGTTCCAGACGAAGCATATGTGACTATGCCGAACCAGCTAGGTATTGATGAATTCGATATAGAGGACGCTTTCGGTGAGCAGGAGTCTCATCTATGCTCCGAAGATTTGCGCGAATTTATCGAAAGCAATCACCTTGATGTAGCTGTTGAGCACGAGTCACTCTTCAATCCTCGCGATGCTTTTGGGTCGCATTCAGATTCGGATCATGTGTATAACACGCCGCGGGCTTGGTATATGCAGCGATACTTGAATCCTTATGATGAAGTATGGGACGGCCCCGATGCTGTTCACACGCCGATGTCGGATGATATTCCTTGGGGACGCCAGCCTGAGCGCAAAATTACTATAGAAGATATTCGTTATGTATTGGCATCGCACTATCAAGGCACTCAATACGATCCCTACGGCAATCAGGGTGACGAGAAGACGCGCGGCATGTTTCGCCCAATTGGTATCAACCGCAACAGCCAGCTGGCGGTGATGCAAATTCGCCCTGATCGCCCAGAATCGTGCCGTTCTCTGCAATGGATTGCTTATGGTTCTAACGCCTTTAATACTTTGGTACCGTTCTTCGCCAATGTGGAGCACACTCCTGAATATCTTGAGGGCACAACTGACCGAGTGACAACAGAAAACTTCTACTGGGCCAATAGGATTATCGCGGCGCTGTGCGATCACTCATATGCCAGCACTGCAAATGCTGTAGAAAGCTACAGACAAAAAACCGGTGCCGAAGGTTACCGTATTGTCGCCGCTGCAGATGAGCAAGTTGCACGACTTGGATCCTCCGATACATCCACGGCTAATAGTGAAGTTCATGAGATTCTAGAAGCATCTAATACTGCGCTCACGCAGCGTCTGAAGAAAGAGACTGATGCTCTGCTCAGCGCTGTGTTATACACCGTGAGCATGGATATGCACAATAGCTTCCGCATGTCCGATAATTAACTCGCGTGGCAACTCAATTGCTCGAGTTGCCACATCACTGCACAGCTATCTAAGTCCAAGACTTTCAACAATCAGAGAGGACCTCATGAGCACCTACGAGAGCTACGTCACCCAATACGGACAGGTCAAGAAGATTGATGCCTTCGCGTATATGAAGTATCTGGATGAGCATCCCCAGGAGCCAAGAAAACACGGCAAAGTGGTGCTAGTAACTGCAGACACTCCTCTTAAAGCTTCACGGGGTGAGGGCAAGACCACAACAACTATCGCGCTGATTGACGCTCTTCGCGAGCGTGGTGTTGATGCGGCAGCTGTGCTGAGACAGCCAAGTATGGGCATTACCGCAGCAGGCTCAAAAGGTGGCGCATCCGGAGGTGGCAAGGCTTCATTAACGCATCCCGAATTGATTGATTGGGGTCTGTGCGGCGAGATGGCTGCAATTGCCGCTGCACAGAACTTGCTAGTGGCTTTCGCGGAAAAAGCTATTGATGATGGTCGTCTTGACACGATTTTGGTGCCTCGGGTGTCTGAAACTCCTTCACGTTCATTACGACAGATCTCAGTAGATCGTGGCAAAGGTGATATTCCAGAGCGAATGGTGCTCACGCCAACATGTGAGCTCATGCAAATCGTGGTGCTTTCACGCAGTATGGAGGAGATCGCGCAGCGAGTGTCTGCGATGGTTGCTGGCACTCTCGATGGTAAGCCTGTTGTATTCGGAGATTTCATTGATTTATGGCGCATCACCAACATCCTTGCTGATGCTGTTAAGCCTGCACTGACCGAAACGAAGCAAGGCTCGCCTGTGTATGTTCACTGCGGTCCGTTCGCGAATGTCTCTATCGGTATTCCGAGCTTGGTATCTGTGGAATTAGCGTGTGCGCGACATGACGTGGTGATTGTCGAAGCTGGTTATGGTACAGATGCAGGTGCACAAAAATGGCTTGACATCGCTGCTCGTGAATTCGGTGCTCAATGGCCTGCTGCTGCTGTGGTGGTGACTAGAGCAACAACATGGCGCGATGATCCTAAGCTTCGCTGGCGCTACCCATTCCATATCAACCGTCTTGAGGGACTGGGACTATCTGCCTTCCCTCTGATTAATCTTTGGGAGGGTGAGGATGATCAAGTCCCTCAGCTGCGTGAGCAAGCTGCCGATCTTGGCTTCCGCAAACCCATCGTTGGTAATCTCTTCCGTGATGGTGGAGATGCGCTTGCTGATCAACTGGATGACTTTATTGAGGCTATCCATACCAGCGGTGATACTGCGACAAAAGAATCGCTGGAAAGTCACCGAGGAATGGATACTCTAGCAGATGTGAAATGGATTATTCGTAGCGCCTACGGTGTGCCAGAGGAGCGAGTAATACTTCGTGATGGGTTTGAGCAGTCGTTGCAAACAGCGCATGAGCTGTGCACTTCGCTAGGGAAAACACTTGAAGATATGGCAGTTGTTGCAGTTAAATCACCTGCCACAATGACTGATGATGACAGTGCTGCGGAACAGGATCGTACGGTGACCTTGAAGAAGGTTGAAGTGCACGCTGGCGCTGATTTAGTACAGGTGAATCTGACTTCATCGTTGACTACTCCTATGCCAAAAATAGTGTGATTTTGACGAGAATTAGGGCAAAGCTAAGCCGAGGACACGGCACAAGTTGCGCATTTTGAAAAAATGAGTACTGTTGTTCCTCGGCTCAAGTGTGTGCCACTGCCCCTGTAGCTCAGTTGGCTAGAGCAGCTGACTCTTAATCAGCGTGTCCGGGGTTCGAGCCCCCGCGGGGGCACACAAAATAAGGATCCGTCCTAGGGCGGGTCCTTATGGCGTTCAAACAATTTTTCCAAATACTATGGGTGAACTGTATCTTCAGTGAGTAGTGCATCGATGCAGGATCCGATTCGTTTGAAAAAGTTACCGTGAGAAAACAATTTAAGGAACCCTCGTGGATTACCCACTGATAACCAGGCTCGCTGCAGAATGTATCGGAACAGCTCTACTTATGGTATTCGGCAATGGAGCCGTCGCCAATGTGGAACTCAAAGCAACGAAGGGTCATCATTCGGGATGGCTCACCATTGCTATGGGATATGGTTTCGGTGTGATGTTTCCCGTTATGATGTTCGGCGCAGTTTCGGGCGCACAGATCAATCCGGCAATGACGATTGCGCTCGCTGCTAATGGCTTATTCCCATGGAGTGAAGTTGCTCCGTATATAGTTGCTCAGATTATAGGTGCAGCAGTCGGTCAGCTCATCGTCTATGTAACGTATTACCCACACTATCGGGATACGGATTCAGCTGATGCGATTTTTGCCAGTTTTTCCACCACTGATGCTGCTGGTTCCCGTTCCAATTACTTTCTCAATGAGTTCTTTGGCACATTGATTTTGGTACTCGGTGCATTGTGCAGCCTGTCGTTACCATGGGGACAGAAGGATCCCGCTGTAGCTTCTTTGGTTGTTGGTTTCATCGTTTGGGGCTTGGTGACATCCTTGGGTGGTCCTACAGGACCTGGGCTTAACCCAGCTCGAGATTTAGTGCCACGTGTGCTGCACCAGATTCTGCCGATTTCTCATAAAGGCTCTTCTCGATGGAAAGAAGCGTGGATTCCTGTGGTGGCGCCAATTGCTGGCGCAATCATTGGCGCATGGCTATTCCACGCGATTTTTGCATGATGGTATGTCGCTATAGCATTCTCTGCAGCTTGGTGCATTATCGCAGCTGAGTATGCTACAAGTATGTTTTCAGGACGCGCATAAAGCTATTGCGGCTTAGTGCGCGTCCTGAATTGTATGTATTGAAATATTTGGCGGCTGAAGGTGCGTGAATGATGCGACCATTCCTCGAAGAATGCAGGCGTGTAACTCGTTCTTGTATTGCGGCTATCAGCAAAGTAGTCAAACGCTGCATTATCTCGTGCAAGGCAATGATCTATGCACTTCATCCAAAAGCCCGAGAGCGGGTCACACAGGATAAGTCAGTTGATAGCGCTACCCGAGTATCGCGTATTCGCAAGATTTATCGTGCACGCAAAACTTTTGTTGTCGTAGTTTCTGCACTGCTGTGTGTACTTATCCTCATTGTGGCTGTTTCGGCATTTACTGGCATATCCAATCGACATAGAGCTGCATCCACGCGTGCGCAGTCTGCTGTTTCAACAAGTGCTGCTTCACAGAGTTCGACTCCTACACAAACGGAAGAGTCTTCAGCAAGTGCGACGCAATCATCGTCAGGAAGTTCTAGTGTATTAACCCAACAACAGCGTGACAATATTGCAGCGCAAGCGTTGAAAACCGCACAGGCTAGCGGTAAAACACTCCATCAATATCGCTATTGCGTCTCAGGAAAAGGTAATGTTGGCGACACGCAAGTCTTTGAAAATGCAGTGTTTTCGATATTGAACTCAACGCAAGGGTGGCCAAGAGCAGGTGCGACTTTTGAGTATATTGCTCACGAATCATCGTCGAGTTCTTCTGCGGATTCAAGTACGCAGTGCGATATGACCTTGATTATGGCGGAAGCAAGTACGATGAAATCTTTCTCTGACGGTTGTAGTGAGGACTACAGTTGCCGAGTCAACGATGAAGTCATTATTAATCTAGATCGCTGGAATTCAGCTACAAGTGATTGGTTGAATGCTGGTGGAACCGTAGAACGGTACCGCAAGCTAGTTATTAATCATGAGGTTGGTCATCGCCTTGGGCATCTTGATAATGAGGCTACGTGCAGCGTCAGTGGTGGCCCTGCACCTGTTATGCAGCAACAGTCCATATCGTTGCGAGGATGTTCGCCTAATGAATGGCCGCTTGATTCAGAACTGTGGATATCGTGAAATACTGTGGATATCGTGAAATCAATTGATGAGAGTAAGTTACAGCGCCGTGTTGGCCGTTTGGCTCCTTCTCCGACAGGACGTATGCATATTGGAAATGTGTATGCTGCGCTGGCGGCGTGGCTCGATGTGCGAGCAGTCAACGGAACACTCAGCTTGCGTATTGAGGATATTGACACATATCGTGTGGTGCCAGATGCCGACTCGTGGATTATGGAAGATTTAGATTGGCTAGGGCTGCACTGGGATAATACTGTCGTATATCAATCACAGCGTTTGAACTTGTATGATGCGGTATTCCAGTATTTTCAACAGCAAACATTACTTTCCGGCGAGCCTCTGATCTATCCGTGTTTCTGTTCGCGTGCAGATATACGAGCGGCTTCAGCACCGAATGAAGGCGATGGTTTCTCGGTGTACCCGGGGACATGCCGGCATCTAGATAATGCTGAGCGACAACGCCGACTGGTATCTGGTGCGCGTCATTCATGGCGCATAGCTGTACCTATGTCGCCTTCGGATACTCAAGATGTAGTCATATTTGCTGACAAGATTTTTGGAGCACAGCGTTTTTCGCTATCCAAACAACTGGGTGATGTGATTATTAGACGTTCGGATGGCGTATATGCCTATCAGTTCGCTACCGCAGTGGATGATTGGCAAATGGGTGTTAACACTATTGTTCGTGGACGTGATCTACTCCGTTCAACGGCGATTCAGCTCTGGATACGAGAGCATTGTGAGGGTGTGAATCTTCAGGAGTTTTCAAGTCCGGCAACCCCTGCTCGCGAAGTCATTGCGGCGCATCTTCCGCTAATCGACGGTGCTGATGGACGAAGAATGGCGAAACGTTTTGCTTCTCTGGATATGCAAGAGTTGAGGAATGCAGGTCGTAGACCGAGTGAGGTCATTGGACTATGTGCGCACTTGTTGGGCTTAACGACGTCCTATAAGCCGACCCGTGCCAAGGATTTGCTTGAAGCCTTCTCATTTTCATACCTTCGCAATCACCAACAGGATCGCAAACTTAGCAATGCCTGGGGTATAGACGTCTGACGTATTGGAGGGATACTAACATGGGCGTTTACAGGTGTCGTTGGGTACGCAGATGCCGTGCAGCACGAGTTGGAGGAATGGGTAACTATGGTCGCGTATATGCAGCATAAGGATCTTGCGAATGAGCAATTGGACTCTGCGCGAGGTTTGGAGATTCGCGACGGTGTGCATCGTGTGATGGATGGGCTTGCGGCAGCTGCGCAGAGGAGCGATAGGAATGTCGACGATATACGGTTGTTAGCAGCAACTAAAACTCGCGATGTCGGCGAAATTATGGCTGCAATCGATGCGGGTGTTCGTCTGATTGGTGAAAACCGTCCTCA from the Bifidobacterium sp. genome contains:
- a CDS encoding YbhB/YbcL family Raf kinase inhibitor-like protein, which translates into the protein MRISTDFTQIPDQYGKYADASGRIDGVPVVSFPFRLEDIPQDCTVLHWELVDPDSIPVCGFQWIHWAVANALISEIGHKSATVSIPADFSRTQRTIAPSAIQGRTSAASPFVGNSDPEIIMNYNGPQPPDHAHDYLLRVWAGTHKLEGLRRGFWLNGLQRALREADAYRVSATVLLSSRA
- a CDS encoding C69 family dipeptidase; the protein is MPCTTILVGKNVSYDGSTIIARNEDSSDGEFTAKRFVVVRPEDQPRKYTSVISHLSIDLDLEYAKQKPLRYTAMSDAVQKQGVWAEAGVNAENVAMSATETITSNERVLGADPLVEYVAARGREGEADYQAETAGGIGEEDMVTLVLPYIHSARDGVLKLGALLERYGTYEMNGIAFSDVDEIWWLETVGGHHWIAKRVPDEAYVTMPNQLGIDEFDIEDAFGEQESHLCSEDLREFIESNHLDVAVEHESLFNPRDAFGSHSDSDHVYNTPRAWYMQRYLNPYDEVWDGPDAVHTPMSDDIPWGRQPERKITIEDIRYVLASHYQGTQYDPYGNQGDEKTRGMFRPIGINRNSQLAVMQIRPDRPESCRSLQWIAYGSNAFNTLVPFFANVEHTPEYLEGTTDRVTTENFYWANRIIAALCDHSYASTANAVESYRQKTGAEGYRIVAAADEQVARLGSSDTSTANSEVHEILEASNTALTQRLKKETDALLSAVLYTVSMDMHNSFRMSDN
- a CDS encoding formate--tetrahydrofolate ligase; its protein translation is MSTYESYVTQYGQVKKIDAFAYMKYLDEHPQEPRKHGKVVLVTADTPLKASRGEGKTTTTIALIDALRERGVDAAAVLRQPSMGITAAGSKGGASGGGKASLTHPELIDWGLCGEMAAIAAAQNLLVAFAEKAIDDGRLDTILVPRVSETPSRSLRQISVDRGKGDIPERMVLTPTCELMQIVVLSRSMEEIAQRVSAMVAGTLDGKPVVFGDFIDLWRITNILADAVKPALTETKQGSPVYVHCGPFANVSIGIPSLVSVELACARHDVVIVEAGYGTDAGAQKWLDIAAREFGAQWPAAAVVVTRATTWRDDPKLRWRYPFHINRLEGLGLSAFPLINLWEGEDDQVPQLREQAADLGFRKPIVGNLFRDGGDALADQLDDFIEAIHTSGDTATKESLESHRGMDTLADVKWIIRSAYGVPEERVILRDGFEQSLQTAHELCTSLGKTLEDMAVVAVKSPATMTDDDSAAEQDRTVTLKKVEVHAGADLVQVNLTSSLTTPMPKIV
- a CDS encoding MIP/aquaporin family protein — encoded protein: MDYPLITRLAAECIGTALLMVFGNGAVANVELKATKGHHSGWLTIAMGYGFGVMFPVMMFGAVSGAQINPAMTIALAANGLFPWSEVAPYIVAQIIGAAVGQLIVYVTYYPHYRDTDSADAIFASFSTTDAAGSRSNYFLNEFFGTLILVLGALCSLSLPWGQKDPAVASLVVGFIVWGLVTSLGGPTGPGLNPARDLVPRVLHQILPISHKGSSRWKEAWIPVVAPIAGAIIGAWLFHAIFA
- a CDS encoding DUF3152 domain-containing protein, producing the protein MMRPFLEECRRVTRSCIAAISKVVKRCIISCKAMIYALHPKARERVTQDKSVDSATRVSRIRKIYRARKTFVVVVSALLCVLILIVAVSAFTGISNRHRAASTRAQSAVSTSAASQSSTPTQTEESSASATQSSSGSSSVLTQQQRDNIAAQALKTAQASGKTLHQYRYCVSGKGNVGDTQVFENAVFSILNSTQGWPRAGATFEYIAHESSSSSSADSSTQCDMTLIMAEASTMKSFSDGCSEDYSCRVNDEVIINLDRWNSATSDWLNAGGTVERYRKLVINHEVGHRLGHLDNEATCSVSGGPAPVMQQQSISLRGCSPNEWPLDSELWIS
- a CDS encoding glutamate--tRNA ligase family protein translates to MDIVKSIDESKLQRRVGRLAPSPTGRMHIGNVYAALAAWLDVRAVNGTLSLRIEDIDTYRVVPDADSWIMEDLDWLGLHWDNTVVYQSQRLNLYDAVFQYFQQQTLLSGEPLIYPCFCSRADIRAASAPNEGDGFSVYPGTCRHLDNAERQRRLVSGARHSWRIAVPMSPSDTQDVVIFADKIFGAQRFSLSKQLGDVIIRRSDGVYAYQFATAVDDWQMGVNTIVRGRDLLRSTAIQLWIREHCEGVNLQEFSSPATPAREVIAAHLPLIDGADGRRMAKRFASLDMQELRNAGRRPSEVIGLCAHLLGLTTSYKPTRAKDLLEAFSFSYLRNHQQDRKLSNAWGIDV